Sequence from the Amycolatopsis sp. NBC_00345 genome:
CCCGTCGGGGCGTGCTGGAAGAGGATGCGCAGCGCGCGGCGGGCCAGCGTCCAGGTGCGGGGCAGCACGAACAGCCCGATCGCGACGCCGATGATCGGGTCGGCGTAACGCCAGCCCGTGGTCAGCGTGATGGCGCCGCTGAGCAGCACGCCCACCGAGCCGATCAGGTCGGCGAGCACCTCGAGGTACGCGCCGCGGACGTTCAGGCTCTCCTTGGCGCCCGAGCGCAGCAGGAGGAACGACACGATGTTCGCGACCAGGCCGGCGCCCGCGGCGAGCATCACCGGCAGCCCGGCCACGGCCGGCGGGTCGCTGATCCGGCCGATGGCCTCCACCAGCACGTAACCGGCGACGCCGAACAGCAGCACGGCGTTGGCCAGCGCGGCGAGGACCTCGGCGCGGTACATCCCGAACGTGCGGCTGAACGTCGGCCCGCTGCGCCGCGCCAGCAGGATCGCGGTGAGCGCCATGCCGACGCCCAGGACGTCGGTGAACATGTGCGCCGCGTCGGAGATCAGGGCGAGCGAGCCGGTGGCGAAACCGACCACGAACTCCAGCACCATGAACCCGGCGCCGATGGCGAGGGAGATCAGCAGCGCGCGCACGTAACGCCCGGAGGCGCTACCCGGCGCGACCGCCTGCCCGTGCCCGTGGCCATGTCCGTGCCCCATGCTTCGCCTCCCCGTCCAGGTCTGCCCGTGGGACCGCGGTGTGGGTCCCAGACGAAATATATAGTCGCATGCGCATATGTGCAATACAGGTAAGCCTAAGTTCACCTTAACGACCGAAGGGCGGCAAGAACCATCCCCCGGGCGTGGGCTTCCCGGGGGATGGGACGAGCGGTCAGCGGAACAGGCGGAAGAACCCGCGCACCTGCTCCACCAGGGACTCCGGCTGTTCCAGCGCGGCGAAGTGGCCACCACGGGGCAGCTCTTCGAACCAGCGCAGGTCGGTAAAGCGCTGCTCAGCCTCCCGCCGCGACGGGCGGGTGATCTCGCGCGGGTAGATCGAGAGCCCGGACGGCGCCGTGACCTGCTCCCGGAAGCTGCCGAAGCTCTCCCAGTACAGCCGCGCCGACGACGTGGCCGACGCGGTGAACCAATAGACCGAGATCGCGTCCAGGATCTTCTGCCGCGACAACGCGTCCTCGGGATGGCCGTTGTTGTCCGTCCAGGCCCAGAACTTCTCGGCAATCCACGCGGCCTGGCCCGCCGGGGAGTCGGTGAGGCCGTAACCGAGCGTCTGCGGCCGCGTCGACTGCTGCCCCGAGTACCCCCGGCCGGTGCGCTGGAACTCCTGCGAGGCCTCGAGGTTCGCCAGCTCCGCGGGCGTCGGGTCGTCGAACGTGCCCAGCGGCGCGGCCCCCATGTTCAAGTGCACGCCGGCGACGCGCTCGGGCGCCACCTCGCCAATCGCGCCGGACACCGCCGAACCCCAGTCACCGCCCTGCGCGCCGTACCGCTCGTAGCCCAGCGAAACCATCAGCTGGTCCCAGGCGCGCGCGGTGCGCTTGATGCCCCACCCGGTCGTCGACGGCTTGTCACTCCAGCCGTACCCGGGCAACGACGGCGCGACCACGTGGAACGCGTCCGCCGGGTCCCCGCCGTGCGAACGCGGGTCGGTCAGCGGGCCGAGCACCTCCAGGAACTCCAGCACCGAACCCGGCCACCCGTGTGTGATCACCAACGGGAACGCGTCCGGCTCCGGCGAGCGGACGTGCAGGAAGTGGATGCCCAGCCCGTCGATGGTGTCGCGGTACTGCGGGAAAGCGTTCAGCCGCTTGGCGAACCCGAAGTCGTAGTCCTCGGCCCAGCTGCGGCACAGCTCCTGCGCGTAGGCCAGCGGCAGCCCCTGCGACCAGTCGTCCACCGGCTCGGCCTCGGGCCACCGCGTCCTTCGCAGCCGTTCACGCAGGTCCGCGATCTCGGCGTCGGTGATGCTGACCTCAAACGGTTCGGCGGCCACAGTGGGGCTCCCTTCCTCGGCAAGATCGACGCTATCAGCGCTCAGGCCGCCCCGGCCACGAAGATCAACCCGCGAGAACCCTCCTGTTGTCAGCCCCGGAGGCGGCATGCGCTAAGCTTCTCCAGTCGCGCAAGCGGCGGTCCGCCCTCGTAGCTCAGGGGATAGAGCACTGCCCTCCGGAGGCAGGTGTCGCAGGTTCGAATCCTGCCGAGGGCACCACAAGGATGGGAACCGGGAGATGGATTCTCCTCGTTCCCTTTTTTGCGTTTACGCTGGTCCAGCCGCTCACCCCTAAGAGCACAACCCCGTCCGCCAGGCCCACGCGGCGATCTCCACCCGGTTCCGCACGGTCAGCTTCCGCTGCACGTTCGCCAGGTGGGTCTTGACCGTCGCCTGGGTCACGTACAGGCCGGCGGCGATCTCGCTGTTCGTCCGGCCCTGGGCCACCTGCCGCACCACGTCGAGCTCCCGGTCGGTCAAGGGCTCGCTCGGCGCCGTGTCCGGTGTGGTCGCGTCCGAGCGGTCCAACGCGAAGTGCGACAACAGCCGGGTGGTCACCGTCGGCGCGATCAGCGTCGCGCCGGCCGCGGCCGCGCGCACCGCCTCGACGAGCAGCGCGGGTGACATGTCCTTGAGCAGGAACCCGTACGCCCCGTTGCGCAGCGCCCGGTACACGTACTCGTCCAGGTCGAACGTGGTGGCGATCAGGACGTTGAGCGGGTTCAGCACCCCCGGGCCGGCGAGCAGGCGGGTCGCCTCCAGGCCGTCGAGCTTGGGCATCCTGATGTCGAGCAGGCACACGTCCGGGCGGAGGCGGCGGGCTTCGTCAACCGCGGCGCGGCCGTCCTCGACCGCGGCGATGACCTCCATGTCGGGCTGGGAGTCCAGGATCATCCGGAACGCCGAGCGCATCATCTCCTGGTCGTCGGCGATCAGCACGCGGATGCTCATGACCGGTCATGATGGCAGAGCCGGCGTCAGCGGCAGGATCGCGGTCACGCGCCAGCCGCCGTCCGCGGGCCCCGCGGTGAGGGTGCCGCCGGCGGCATCGACGCGTTCGGTGAGGCCCACCAAGCCGAAGCCGCCGCCGGAAGTGTCCGATGTGGACGTACCGTCGTCGGTCACCACGGTCTCCAGGCGCCCGCCGGGCAAAGTGCGGGCGCGCACCTCGACCGCCGTGGCCCCGCCCGCGTGGCGCAGGATGTTGGTGAGCGACTCCTGGACGACGTGGTGC
This genomic interval carries:
- a CDS encoding cation diffusion facilitator family transporter; protein product: MGHGHGHGHGQAVAPGSASGRYVRALLISLAIGAGFMVLEFVVGFATGSLALISDAAHMFTDVLGVGMALTAILLARRSGPTFSRTFGMYRAEVLAALANAVLLFGVAGYVLVEAIGRISDPPAVAGLPVMLAAGAGLVANIVSFLLLRSGAKESLNVRGAYLEVLADLIGSVGVLLSGAITLTTGWRYADPIIGVAIGLFVLPRTWTLARRALRILFQHAPTGVDVGEISTELAALPGVEDVHDLHVWTLTSGMEVASAHLTIKGEAEQSAVLTEAQDLLSARYSIKHATLQVEAPQCARRCQELSW
- a CDS encoding epoxide hydrolase family protein, whose product is MAAEPFEVSITDAEIADLRERLRRTRWPEAEPVDDWSQGLPLAYAQELCRSWAEDYDFGFAKRLNAFPQYRDTIDGLGIHFLHVRSPEPDAFPLVITHGWPGSVLEFLEVLGPLTDPRSHGGDPADAFHVVAPSLPGYGWSDKPSTTGWGIKRTARAWDQLMVSLGYERYGAQGGDWGSAVSGAIGEVAPERVAGVHLNMGAAPLGTFDDPTPAELANLEASQEFQRTGRGYSGQQSTRPQTLGYGLTDSPAGQAAWIAEKFWAWTDNNGHPEDALSRQKILDAISVYWFTASATSSARLYWESFGSFREQVTAPSGLSIYPREITRPSRREAEQRFTDLRWFEELPRGGHFAALEQPESLVEQVRGFFRLFR
- a CDS encoding response regulator transcription factor; the encoded protein is MSIRVLIADDQEMMRSAFRMILDSQPDMEVIAAVEDGRAAVDEARRLRPDVCLLDIRMPKLDGLEATRLLAGPGVLNPLNVLIATTFDLDEYVYRALRNGAYGFLLKDMSPALLVEAVRAAAAGATLIAPTVTTRLLSHFALDRSDATTPDTAPSEPLTDRELDVVRQVAQGRTNSEIAAGLYVTQATVKTHLANVQRKLTVRNRVEIAAWAWRTGLCS